Proteins encoded in a region of the Botrytis cinerea B05.10 chromosome 11, complete sequence genome:
- the Bctim44 gene encoding Bctim44 produces the protein MNGLRTAATRTPTSKQISLSSIARPSSNGSTLRRQTVQQNRNLQFSTAGHSRPATLSYPAPLRSRFLPEEIRSVACPASSRHFHESWRLGKEKKAKPVDPADAAAKEEATEEEPSKKDSAKDSESTSGEGKTKEEGEGSEGKKEESKEAPPPPPPHGDKTPWQVFTETLQTEFKASKEWNESTKQLAEGAHQFTENENVKRARQAFETTTGAVSSTTGKVLKTTAGAVGKGAAWTWETPVVKGVRTTVNATANVLDKATQPIRQTEAYKNVKNVIDDGSSSRYGGWVEKEERRKARELRELQEGTTGKTKEVPIEDPNAGTNVTLHKDSAYKEAWRDFRDSNRVMQSLFSMKTVYNESENPLISTARSISDRVAGFFAENETAQVIKKFREMDPSFQMEPFLREMREYILPEVLDAYVKGDTETLKLWLSAAQFSVYDALSKQYTTAGLKSDGRILDIRHVEVLSARMLDNDIPVFIITCRTQEVHVYRNAKTNQLAAGMEDKVQLVTYAIGVTRVAEDVNNPETRGWRLIELQKSGRDYI, from the exons ATGAACGGGCTACGAACAGCGGCGACAAGGACGCCCACAAGTAAACAGATTTCTCTGTCTTCAATCGCGAGACCTTCATCCAATGGCTCCACCCTTCGTCGCCAGACAGTTCAACAAAATCGGAATTTACAATTTTCTACAGCGGGACATTCGAGGCCTGCGACTCTTTCATATCCTGCGCCTTTGCGATCACGATTCCTTCCAGAAGAAATTAGATCTGTAGCATGCCCAGCATCCTCGCGGCATTTTCATGAAAGCTGGAGATTgggcaaagaaaagaaggcaAAACCAGTAGATCCAGCGGACGCAGCTGCAAAGGAAGAAGCTACAGAAGAAGAGCCTAGCAAAAAGGATTCTGCTAAAGACTCAGAATCTACTTCTGGAGAGGGTAAGActaaggaagaaggagagggcAGTGAAggcaaaaaagaagaatccaAAGAGGCACCTCCACCCCCACCACCCCACGGAGACAAAACTCCATGGCAAGTCTTCACCGAAACCCTGCAAACCGAATTCAAGGCATcaaaagaatggaatgaatcCACAAAGCAATTAGCAGAAGGTGCCCATCAATTTACAGAGAACGAAAACGTCAAGCGTGCTAGACAAGCTTTCGAAACTACTACTGGAGCAGTATCTTCGACGACAGGCAAAGTTTTAAAGACTACTGCAGGCGCAGTTGGTAAGGGAGCTGCTTGGACTTGGGAAACTCCAGTAGTGAAGGGAGTAAGAACTACTGTCAATGCCACAGCAAATGTGCTTGACAAGGCGACACAACCAATCCGACAAACGGAGGCATACAAGAATGTTAAGaatgtgattgatgatggaagTAGTTCGAGGTATGGAGGATGGGttgagaaggaggagagacGTAAAGCAAGAGAATTGCGAGAATTGCAAGAGGGTACCACCGGCAAAACCAAGGAGGTCCCAATAGAAGATCCAAA CGCCGGAACAAATGTTACCCTGCACAAAGACTCAGCATACAAAGAGGCTTGGAGAGATTTCCGGGACTCGAATCGTGTCATGCAATCTTTATTCTCCATGAAAACCGTCTACAACGAATCCGAGAATCCCTTGATCTCAACTGCCCGCAGCATATCTGATCGAGTTGCTGGGTTCTTCGCCGAAAATGAAACCGCCCAAGTAATTAAGAAATTCCGCGAAATGGACCCCTCATTCCAAATGGAACCTTTCCTCCGCGAAATGCGCGAGTACATTCTCCCAGAAGTCCTCGATGCCTACGTAAAAGGCGATACCGAAACCCTCAAGCTCTGGCTTTCCGCAGCCCAATTTTCCGTCTATGATGCTCTCTCAAAACAATACACAACTGCTGGTCTCAAATCTGATGGCCGCATTCTCGATATCCGACATGTTGAAGTCCTCTCAGCGAGAATGTTAGATAATGATATCCCAGTTTTCATCATTACATGCAGAACCCAAGAAGTTCACGTATATAGAAACGCAAAGACGAACCAATTAGCTGCTGGTATGGAAGATAAGGTACAACTGGTCACCTATGCCATTGGAGTTACAAGAGTGGCGGAAGATGTTAATAATCCAGAGACGAGAGGTTGGAGACTCATTGAGTTGCAGAAGAGTGGAAGGGATTACATATGA